In Plodia interpunctella isolate USDA-ARS_2022_Savannah chromosome 4, ilPloInte3.2, whole genome shotgun sequence, the sequence GGTGGAAGGCACTCTTTTTCCAATCTCTTATTCTCACATTCCAAAAGACAATTATTATCGTACGTATTATTATCACTCCCACATACAGGATCATAAACTTCAGTACAAACACATTCATCGCACTTGCCTTTATCAAGTATAGACAGTAGCGGCAAGCATTTCTTTTCACGTATTTCATTCTCACAATCAAATAAGCACTTGTTATTATAAGTCCTTCTATCGCTTCCACAGACTGGATCAAATATCTTTGAACATTTGCACGAAATACACTCACCATCATATTGTAACTCTATTGGAGGAAGGCCCAACCGCTGTCGTTTTCTATTTTCACAATCTAGTAAACATCTATTACTGTAAGTCTCACGATCGCTTGCACATACAGGATCTAGATTAGCTGGACAAACGCATGTATTACATTCCCCTTTATATACAATCAATAGAAGTGGCAAACCATTTCGGACTCGTCTAATATTTTCACAGTCTAAGaaacattgatttttataCGTGTTATTATCGCTTGCACAAACAGGATTTTCCTCTGCAGTACAATCACAGGACTTACATTCCCCTTTGTGATTAACAGATATTGGAGGAAGTCCTTGTTTGTTTCGTCTTTTGTTCTCACATTCTAATTCACATTCATTTCCGTATGTTTTCCCGTCACTTCCACAAACTGGATCTACTACTGCTGGACAAGGACAAGATACGCATTCACCTTTGTAAAGTACTATGTTTAGAGGAAGGCCCAACCGCTTgcgttttttgttttcgcaatCGAACAGACATTTATTACTGTATGTCTTGCCATCGCTTCCACAAATTGGATCAAGATTATATGGACAAATACAGGACTCACACTTTCCTTCGTAAAGTATGGTTAATAGAGGTAAACCTTTCTttttacgtattttattttcacaatcaAATATGCATTTGTTGTCATACGTCTCATTATCGCTACCGCATACTGGGTCATAATTCTTtgtacatttacataatacacACTCACCGTCATATTGGACATCAATTGGTGGAAGACCTAACTGCCGTCGTTTTCTATTTTCACACTCTAGCAAACATTCGTTATTATACGTTTTGCCATCACTTCCACATACTGGGTCTATGACAGCTGGACAAACACAAGAGTCACATTTGCCTTTATGTCGAATCAATAACAGTGGTAAGCCCTGTTGTACTCGTCTAATATTTTCACAGTCAAACAGGCACTGATTGTCGTAAGTCTTGTTGTCACTTGCACAAATTGGATCTTTAACTGGTGAACAATTGCAAGTATCACATGTTCCTTTATAAAGAACTGAAAAAGGAGGAAGATCCTGCTTCTGACGTAATTTGTTCTCGCAAGCCAATTCACATCCATTCCCGTACGTTTTGCCGTCACTTGCGCAAACAGGATCTCCTATAGCTGCACAGACACAAGATTCACATTCACCTTTGTAAAGAATCAGCAGTAATGGTAAGCCTTTTTTGACTCTCCTGATATTTTCACAATCTAAAAGGCattgatttttataagttttatagtCGCTTGCACAAATAGGATTTACGTCTGCAGAACAATCACATGACTCACATACACCTTTGTGATTAACAGATATGGGAGGAAGTCCTTGATTTTTTCGCCTTTTATTCTCACATTCTAATTCACATTCATTTCCATATGTTTTTCCGTCACTTCCACAAACTGGATCTACTACAGCTGGACAAATACATGATACGCATTCACCTTTATAAAGTACTGTGATTGGAGGAAGGCCCAACCGCTtgcgttttttattttcgcaaTCGAACAGGCATTTATTACTGTATGTCTTGCCATCGCTTCCACAAACTGGCGCAAAAATTAATGATGGACAAAAGCATGAGTCACATTTACCTTTATACAGAATTAGCAAAAGCGGCATGCCTTGTTTCACTCttctaatattttcacaatttacAAGACATTCattgttataagttttattgtcaCTTGCACAAACCGGATCTTCAACGGTAGAGCATAGGCAAGATTCACATTTACCTTCATAAATGACTGTCAAGGGAGGAAGCCCCTGCTTCTTACGCTTCTTATTCTCACATTCTAATTCACATTCATTTCCATATGTCTTACCGTCACTTCCACAAATGGGTTGAAATATAGCTGTACAAATACAGGACTCGCATTGGCCTTCATAAAGTATAGTTAATAGAGGCAAGTTTTTCCTCTtacgtatattattttcacaatcTAATAGACATTTGTTGTTATACGTTTTACCGTCACTTCCACATACTGGATCTATTACAGCTGGACAAATACAATTGTCACATTCACCTTTGTGTTCAATCAATAGAAGTGGCAACCCTTGTTTTACTCGAATAATATTTTCGCAGTCTAACAGGCACTGATTATTATAAGTCTTATCATCGCTTGCACAAATTGGATCAAACACGGCGGAACAAGTGCAAGAATGGCAATTACCGTTATGTGTTACCGTTATTGGAGGTAAACCTTCTATTTTTCGTTCTTTGTTAACGCAATCTAATTCACAGATGTTTCCGTATGTCCTCCCGTTACTTGCACAAACAGGTTCTTTATTAGCTggacaaaaacatattttgcatTCAACTTTGTATAAAACTGTGATTTCCGGTAGACCTTCTTTCTTTCGTTTTCTATTTTCACATGCTAATTCACATCCATTTCCATACGTCTTTCCATCACTTCCACAAACAGGATCTCTTATTGCGGGGCATATGCAAGACTCACACTCGCCTTCATAGAGTATTGTCAAAAGAGGAAGGCCCTGCTTaattcttcttttattttcacaagCCAATTCGCATGAATTGCCGTATGTCTTACCATCACTACCACATACAGGATCTACTACTGCGGGACATATACAATTTTCGCACTCTCCTTTGTATAATATCTTAAGTTGTGGTTTCCCCAATGCATTTCGTCTTCGATTCTCACACTCTAATGCACATAAGTTGTCGTATGTTTTGTCATCACTGGCACAAATGGGATCTAAATTCAAGGGACATATACACAAATCTTTGTCCGGACAAGGGccatttgattttaaaaatataggtggTAGACCCTTGGCTTGGTTATCCCTACTAGCACATTCAAGAAAGCATACATTTCTGTATGTTCTGTTATCGGTGCCACAAACAGGAAGAATTATGTTAGAACAGAGACAATGCGCTTTTGAACAACCGCCTTGACTAACTATTGAAATATGAGGCAATCCAATATTTTCTCGTCTACGATTCTCACAATCAACTTGACATACATTGCTATATGTTATACCATCAGAGCCGCAAACTAGTTTGACATCTGCGGGGCAGTTACAAGTTTCTTGATGGCATTCGCCTTCGGTTTTGATGAAGACAGCTGGTTTACCATTTTTCACATTGTGGTCACTGACACATTTGAGAATGCATTCATTAGAATATGTTTTTCCATCTATACCACATACTGGTTTATATATTAAGTTACATTGACACTTCACAGGtatgatttgattaaaatcatTGTCGTAACAACAGTCCAAATCAGTGATCGCTTGCGAACTAGCAGATGAAGAAGTAGTGGAAAAAGCCGATGAAGATGAGGAAGAAGAAGCTGATGTAGCAGATGCTGAAGAACTTGAAGATGATACTACAGATTTTGAAGATGAATTTGAATCTGATTGTGCGGCAGACGCTGAATCTGATGAAGTAGTACTTATTGCTAGTAGTGGTAACGAGCCAATAATCATAAGTAGAAATCctgaaaacaaaaagtaccctcaagatgttgtatattattttgtacctacttaaataaaaagttgagtgactaaattaaaaatatataaatctgtctGCATGAACTCAAAACTACGGGACTgatttttgtacgattttcacCAGTTGATAGGTTGATTCCTGAGAAATAGGTTTagctgtataatttattatggctGTACTACCCGAGCGAGTCCGGGTGGGCCGCTAAATGCATAATAAGCAtcagatattaaaattatttttaatccctGATTACAGAAGGAGTGGGGGAGGTATAAGTTGAACGTGTCtgtgtgtttgtatttttgtagaaatacagatatacagacacacatatatatagcAGCCaagccgattttgatcaagtttttttttaatttgaaataagagTGTATTAGCTGTGTCCGGACAATGTGTGTTCAGTTCAGCCGTTTGAAAATCGTCAGGAAGtggtttcttaaatttttattttgtttttctgttcTTTTATAAAGTAGTCTTTGTTAGTAGTCTTCTCatgacaataacattttttaaaattataaataatttgtatacaaacaaatatagaatcgtatacaaaatgtaaacaaaaattcaattaattacattattagtattctatgattttttaaatatttggacAACACACACTACATTTAGTATTGTATAAACAATCCGAATAATTTATCGTTTTTGTCCGCACtatttattgagaaaaaaatcaatgatagccataaacataaataaaaaaggaataacATACCTGTGGCACCCCTCATGGTTGTATTTGTTACTCACATTTGTTCAATTCCCATTAAGCTGCGAATTACAAATGTCTTTTTTATACTGAATATCTATTTACTTATAGCTTTTGTATTGTCGAGTGTGATTTGTTCTTCCTTCGTCCAGTTTATTTGTCCCATTTACTATAAACAATGTGGAAGTATCTATGTAatagtttgtaaataaactaaattcataatttttctgtCACCTAAGACGAACTGatactaatatttatctaatcatATGCTTCTTATTCTACTCATTTagctatattttactattattaaagttttatatttatataccatttcaaaatataaatacaatataattataattttgcacAAGGTGTATTCGATTAAGACACCAAATACCAATTTGTAATGACATAAACACAATacagttacaattttttttacaaataagaaCAGTAAATATTGCCCATGTTGTTTCCAAGCTACTGTTACATGTTTATCTACAGATTCGAGACGGACAGACGACttagacaatattttaaaatgaagtcAAAACTCGTGGTGTAAAGAGAAACaaagtattaaatttacacAAGACTCTGGTTTTTAaactgttttctttttgttttattttttctattcatgttgtaatattataatatgtttgttgTTATGATATTATGCATATAATGCCTATTCATCAAtcacatgtttttttatgatcTTGAACTAACTTCAGGTCAAACTTGCATCGAAGGCATTTTTCTTTCCTCTCTATCCGTTTAACATaatcaaaaattgtttagttGCTTGCAAGTTCATGAAACCCGCTTCTAAAACTATAAAAGCAAACTGCAaggaaaattataacaaacctatactaataataactaaaagcGGACTATGTCTGTACAAAAGTACGCAGGACTAATAGACgccaaaatatttgtttttagaatttttgtctgtctgtatgtttgttctcGCATCACGCAAATACTACTGAATGGAATTTGTAGCGCTTTTCACAATTGTTTAGCGAAtaggtctaacttaaaatctggtttACGTTTCACCGTGATACGTTGCTTGGAACccaatattgacaataataataactcaAACAATACTCTTAACATGAAATAAAGCGGGTGAGcccaatttacaaaattacatttgaaatGTATAGATTAATCAAAAGGCACTTTTTTAAGGTTATGGTGACAGCTAACGgcaatgcaaaaaaatatttacattatcatGCCGTAAATCGTTTTGTTTGAACAGATGTTTCATGCGGAATCAATAACAAATTGTCGTAAGAAttcattatgttatttattatgaaagtaTTTACTTTCTCTTTTATCTCCGCATGCTCAATCAAAAGTTTAATTGATCCACTCATCTCCACGAAGAACCTTGCAAAATTCGCCAAatctttttaatatcaatcTACTACCAAAATAGGGTGTCACTTGCCCTTTTCGGGCAAGATTAAATGGCTGTAATTCAACAGGTATGGGGGCAAGCATTAGATTTAGTTCGCATTGCCTGGAGATGGATGTAGGGATGATTTGATAAAACTCTCGTCGGTCCGCgatctttattcaattttgggCACCATTCAATTCCGGCGCGATGCGTGACGCGGATTGAAAATTTTGAGCGTAGGAGACTTCGTGTGTAAGGCGATAATGGTATATAACCTTACATGTTTTATAAGCTGATTTGAATGATGAAACCGAGTTTCCTAAGAAGTCTTTgacaaaagacaaaaatatatttctctttGTTACAAATAGCAAGTCTTACTTGCaagtaaattatttcagtagataatttaattagatatttatgtattggGAAAAGtccaaaaattttaagttcCTCTTgccctatatattttttggaagcCGTCGTAATCCATTTactaagtttattaaaaaaaatgtgttatgtTCAAAAATTACCCTGTACTACAGGGTAATTTTTCTTCGGCGGAGGTTACAGATTCAGATTTTTTAACATCAGTCAGTCAGTTAAGCGAGTGAGCACTGTCACGGTTTTTCCTAGAGACTACAACATGAAGTTCTTCAAAAAGTGcgtgaaaagatttattcagGGCCGACAACGCGCTGTTGGCACGCCTAGTGTTGTAggcataggctgcggtgaccacttcccatcaggtaagccgcatgcctgtttgcttgctcatGCACTAGCttgtagtataaaaaagttatgtttaTGGCAgtgtttgaaaatatatttttaagaacttttatgtattattaaaacgATCATTTCTGATGTATGTACCTTTATAGAaggtattaataataactgaTGTTTACGTAAGACAGACGCTACAACCTCACTATATTTACAGTGTCAGTATTTTGCCGGAAACTTGTACTTAATCTTAGTTGTTGAGTTTCAGCTTACAGTTCTTGGAAATTGATGTCAACATCAAAATTGTACTTTGCTGTGTTGCACTGTTCGCGTGTGTAATCAGCTTACAGTCCTTGGAAATTGATGTCAACATCAAAATTGTACTTTGCTGTGTTGCACTGTTCGCGTGTGTAATCAGCTTACAGTCCTTGGAAATTGATGTCAACATCAAAATTGTACTTTGCTGTGTTGCACTGTTCGCGTGTGTAAGGATTCACTTGCACCATGTTGCAccagtattaaaatttagtaaCAACTATAAATCTCTGTTGAATAAAGCtcatataaacattatattaattatgtagAATCAAGTTATCAAGGCGACAGTTCAATTAACTCAATTCcgaatatttaacaatataactTTCTTCGGTTCTACTCCTTAGATAATTGACGCGGTCGAAATCGCAGGCAAAAACGGtatgacataattttttcCGAAGTAAAATCTTTCGTCATACAtctaagttttttaaatatgctgATATAACTTTTCTTCTTGGTTCTTATACTAacattaatgttataattaaatcagATACTCGTAGATCTAAAGAGTTCCAAGAACATTTTTCCAGGCAATGTACAAAGAGATTTAGCGGAAAGAGAATTTGTGTATATTCGCTGTAAAGCCTTCGTATGgagaaaattaattaggtaaCTGTCGGAGATGAAGTTAAGGAGCTACATTGCTGATTAGATCTGAAGAAAAATGGGAGAGATAAGAAATATCAGAAACACAACTCTTTGTGGCCATTCAAACGTAGCTTGTCTAAGACATTCCATCTGTGCTGTACAAATGTTATTGCGAACATGATATCGTAACATATCCATATATGTAACTTGtccatttttactttttacccGGCTCGAAGGACAATCGAAAAAGGGGGATCCCTATAAGGTAATTTAACgggaagtaaataaaattagactgTAGAATTAAACTGGTTATTATGCCACGACGGAAGGTCCCGCAATCTTCTGCTTGGTTTGGTTCCACTTCTGTTCACAAAAGGTGGTCAATTTTGCCCAATAATCTGGCCGCATTCATGCTATcaatatcataattatcatattaaattttaaacaatatttcagtACTTAGTTGTTAGTAAGCTAACATgaattggtttatttttaaaattgcacAGCGCGAGGCTCACGGCCGAACACTTTACCTTTTATTAGCCACTCCATTGCACTTCACTGCAACATTAAAATTCtctattttacaagcttttaagtaatttacGAGCTCTGCTACTACTAGCTCCACTTTTCctggaattttgttaaatatcgtaattaatatattatttactagcggcccgccccggtttgactcgggtaaaaccagaataaaaatgtgacCTATGTTACTCGTGAAGGTTTCTGTGCCAaacaaaatatcatcaaaatcggtcactgttcataatattagtatggacagTATCTATCGAAATATAGACGTGTGGATAATATGAGAATGGAATGGCAGTATGGGCACTGACTGTATAAATTCTTTACAAAACACCAATATTTGCTCTggttttaaagaatttattttgcttaatttatgtttgtatgcCAGACCATCGAATGTTTATTTaggtagtaggtacttatgttCCTCAATAATAACACCATAtcagataaatttatattgctaacagctgttattaaataaagttctGTATTGAATCCTCTTCGCGCAGGTTCAACAcgcacttaattttttttttatttgtttacaaaaaaaaaaattgcgagATACTGTCAGGTAACACATAAGTTTCATGTTTTCTCCATCTATTGCCATATGGAGAAAACATGAAACTTATGTCAGGTAACAGTATCTGTTACGAAGCTGGATCTTTCGATTTACAGGTGGACGTTTTAACCACTGAATCATTACTGCTTTATTAGAACCCCGATTAATACAATGTGGATGTGTTTGAACGCCCTGTGTAATTAGTTCAGATTAATCGACAAGCCGACCGTGATGGGCCAGATAATTAGGTGAACATAGACAAATATCTAATTTCCAGATTGGAAAaagacacaaaatatattggcCAACAAATCCAaatctttgtttaaaatttgtctTTGACAGAAAACATTGTACACAGTTGTATTAGAATGTATCTTTTTTCAATAGTCATGTCGATACATAGATCAtgtatttagtaagtacttcgtactaattccatgacctagatcaataaaaacaaaaatatccagCAGTACTAAGGGCGAGTTgcactgtcaaatttgacgttgattttaaccggtaGGTCACATAGCCGTAGGTAGTCATAAAGTTATGTCAGATATAGTAAAATGTCAGATatagaaacattttaataaacttaattcGGAAATCGGATTTTACGTTATGTCAGATAtagaaaaatagtaataaacttatttcggAAATCCGACATTGGTACACAATTTGAAAAcctgtataatataaacaatttcagGTTTCAACGCCCTTTACCTAAGAAAGAAATATGCTAAAAGTTTAAAGATAGAAGTATGTATATTgagttgaaatatattttcatttttgtacttaaatattttgaaactcAACACtaggaatataattattattatatgaaagtGAAAAATAGATGTAAATTTACGCACATGAAATTGTGGCCAGGCAGGTTCTTAAAGACATAAATTAACAACACTCGCAGTCCTCCTCACACGTAGTTTGAAAGCCAAACTAGAGGAGTTGGCCCGTTGCCAGAGGCAATCggaaatttcaagaatttcCCCATCTCGCAGAGTTGCAGccgaatatataatttttatggtGACATTACTGTTCTAGTGTGTAATGAGTGTTCTTTTATTGGCGGTAAACTCGCGCCacttttttgaataaatattattataaattatgataatattattatttttttttgtttggttcaCACAAGACAGGGAGGAGTGGAGGAGCCTGgcatgctgtaccgaccacGTAAAGTGGGATGAGGGTAGACGGATAAATATGTAGAGTTGCTTGGATAAtcattctgttttttttaattttcttaaaaatacagTCTCACTTTGATGTTTCTGTTTTGATGTGTCTGTTCTCTTTCACAGCTAAAGCACGACATTACTACACACGTTGTAAGttctagtttatttatagtgtttgtgaaaataattacacttattatgtaaatttagagaattttagtttttaacctAAAAACCGGTGTTACTTGTTAAGATGACTCAAGGTtggctaaaaatattatttgtttttaaaatgcaGAAATGACATGTCAGGCTAAGTTTTACCCTACATGTCCTTTTCTGCTCCAGAACATTTACAACGAAGATACTTAGGGCACGGTAGCATAACAATACACGTTATCACCTCATTAATTGAATCAATGATTTTTAAAGCAACATACTAAccaaccaaaaataaaatgttacttgtTAGAGGAGCGACAGTCGCTATGGTCGATATGAAACGGCCGaggaatatataatatacatacatatatacactaTTTTCGTTTGACGATTTGTTACTCGGA encodes:
- the LOC128669205 gene encoding serine protease inhibitor Kazal-type 5-like, giving the protein MRGATGFLLMIIGSLPLLAISTTSSDSASAAQSDSNSSSKSVVSSSSSSASATSASSSSSSSAFSTTSSSASSQAITDLDCCYDNDFNQIIPVKCQCNLIYKPVCGIDGKTYSNECILKCVSDHNVKNGKPAVFIKTEGECHQETCNCPADVKLVCGSDGITYSNVCQVDCENRRRENIGLPHISIVSQGGCSKAHCLCSNIILPVCGTDNRTYRNVCFLECASRDNQAKGLPPIFLKSNGPCPDKDLCICPLNLDPICASDDKTYDNLCALECENRRRNALGKPQLKILYKGECENCICPAVVDPVCGSDGKTYGNSCELACENKRRIKQGLPLLTILYEGECESCICPAIRDPVCGSDGKTYGNGCELACENRKRKKEGLPEITVLYKVECKICFCPANKEPVCASNGRTYGNICELDCVNKERKIEGLPPITVTHNGNCHSCTCSAVFDPICASDDKTYNNQCLLDCENIIRVKQGLPLLLIEHKGECDNCICPAVIDPVCGSDGKTYNNKCLLDCENNIRKRKNLPLLTILYEGQCESCICTAIFQPICGSDGKTYGNECELECENKKRKKQGLPPLTVIYEGKCESCLCSTVEDPVCASDNKTYNNECLVNCENIRRVKQGMPLLLILYKGKCDSCFCPSLIFAPVCGSDGKTYSNKCLFDCENKKRKRLGLPPITVLYKGECVSCICPAVVDPVCGSDGKTYGNECELECENKRRKNQGLPPISVNHKGVCESCDCSADVNPICASDYKTYKNQCLLDCENIRRVKKGLPLLLILYKGECESCVCAAIGDPVCASDGKTYGNGCELACENKLRQKQDLPPFSVLYKGTCDTCNCSPVKDPICASDNKTYDNQCLFDCENIRRVQQGLPLLLIRHKGKCDSCVCPAVIDPVCGSDGKTYNNECLLECENRKRRQLGLPPIDVQYDGECVLCKCTKNYDPVCGSDNETYDNKCIFDCENKIRKKKGLPLLTILYEGKCESCICPYNLDPICGSDGKTYSNKCLFDCENKKRKRLGLPLNIVLYKGECVSCPCPAVVDPVCGSDGKTYGNECELECENKRRNKQGLPPISVNHKGECKSCDCTAEENPVCASDNNTYKNQCFLDCENIRRVRNGLPLLLIVYKGECNTCVCPANLDPVCASDRETYSNRCLLDCENRKRQRLGLPPIELQYDGECISCKCSKIFDPVCGSDRRTYNNKCLFDCENEIREKKCLPLLSILDKGKCDECVCTEVYDPVCGSDNNTYDNNCLLECENKRLEKECLPPITVDYKGKCESCVCTTLYDPLCASDGKTYGNPCLLGCENKTRKRSGLPPIFELHEGECLSHGCPKNNDPVCASDGKTYPNVCVFDWENKKRKDKGLDPLTILYKGKCDNK